A portion of the Streptomyces erythrochromogenes genome contains these proteins:
- a CDS encoding sensor histidine kinase has product MQGRFKRDGSAAAEQEPRGGTDRGSSPQHAQNRGPAVEGARPDASAAVKAKGRVKSVKAKSKDKAGSTEQDVAIPKAPSGPGSRLAMQNWRISTRLVSLLTLPVVAATTLGGFRINDSLNDIAQLEHMQLLTTMTRQATNLAAMLQEERDLSAGPLSLSGGKSNSSVDGARAQTDTAAKAFAAATDKVDSTGEKDDTLKSIRNNVLQIGRQLTNIETIRTKAYANGAQQTVSEYNAMIVSLLSLSQDMAQATSNPEMIKRTRALAAFSAAKEYASIQRAIIAASLPETSDKQGKLQENDRLYALSAQKGEQQSKTTFELVYQGRTEELLAGLGDSNSEISSADHYARRVLASQDAFLREKNRSWLDWYDADGTKLQAMKVIELTLLEEMEQKARELKNEAQQDAIINGALILLVLGVSLVGAFVMARSMIRSLRRLQDTATRVAQDRLPELVKQLSESDPQDVDTSVESVGVHTRDEIGQVAAAFDDVHREAVRLAAEQALLRGNVNAMFTNLSRRSQGLIQRQLSLISELESREADPDQLSSLFKLDHLATRMRRNGENLLVLAGEEPGRRWTRPVPLVDVLRAAASEVEQYERVELASVPGTDVAGRVVNDLVHVLAELLENATSFSSPQTKVKVTGHALPDGRVLVEIHDTGIGLSPEDLAAINERLASPPTVDVSVSRRMGLFVVGRLSLRHGIRIQLRPSDSGGTTALVMLPVDVAQGGKKPGPTPGQGGPGGAQGGPGAQASVPGPAGRPTVGAGPQRGQVGGGGQRAALPGRDGGAGQQRPQGGRSPQQGGPGAPGPRPQQGQTTAGQGQGGFAAGGPLPTRGPVPSVGFGGGAQSRPASPGALGFQQGNGFERPQPQQPQPQQAQQQPTGPAAPAPGGQRPQLPPRGGAAARPELAGPQTTSWGSDQARGHDELSGPGSTAEFARPDFNAPMPQGDGAGSTTGQFERPDVRGPIDPSSTGQFERPGYQPQRPGGPGVGGFARQPQAPQQPQPQHMQPQAPQPGGEYAPVPPARPEAPRLPQAHRPEALPPAQSSGDARSPIFDTLESNWFREEGQQPPAQAPAVPQQPQQSAPSAPQQHQLPQRGQEHAAEPAQTATGSMPTVSWKSSPNDELMRQAERVRQPAAGGITTSGLPRRVPRANLVAGTAQQQADAQAGPQVSRAPDDVRGRLTNLRRGIQQGRQAGNNSQTTGSYHIDPTYQQER; this is encoded by the coding sequence GTGCAGGGACGATTCAAGAGGGATGGCAGCGCTGCGGCGGAGCAGGAGCCGCGCGGCGGGACCGACCGTGGCTCCTCGCCCCAGCACGCCCAGAACCGCGGGCCGGCTGTCGAGGGCGCACGCCCCGACGCATCCGCAGCGGTGAAGGCCAAGGGCCGTGTGAAGTCCGTGAAGGCCAAGTCCAAGGACAAGGCCGGGTCGACCGAGCAGGACGTGGCGATACCGAAGGCCCCCAGTGGGCCCGGCTCTCGCCTCGCCATGCAGAACTGGCGCATCAGCACGCGACTCGTGTCGCTGCTGACCCTGCCGGTCGTCGCCGCCACCACGCTCGGTGGCTTCCGAATCAACGACTCGCTCAACGACATCGCGCAGCTCGAGCACATGCAGCTGCTGACGACGATGACGCGACAGGCCACCAACCTGGCCGCCATGCTCCAGGAGGAGCGCGACCTCTCCGCAGGTCCGCTCTCGCTCTCCGGGGGCAAGAGCAACAGCAGTGTCGACGGCGCCCGCGCGCAGACCGACACCGCCGCCAAGGCCTTCGCCGCCGCGACCGACAAGGTCGACAGCACGGGCGAGAAGGACGACACCCTCAAGTCGATCCGCAACAACGTGCTGCAGATCGGTCGTCAGCTCACGAACATCGAGACGATCCGCACCAAGGCGTACGCCAACGGCGCCCAGCAGACCGTCAGCGAGTACAACGCGATGATCGTGTCTCTGCTCTCGCTCTCCCAGGACATGGCGCAGGCCACCTCCAACCCGGAGATGATCAAGCGTACGCGTGCCCTGGCCGCGTTCTCCGCCGCCAAGGAGTACGCCTCCATCCAGCGCGCGATCATCGCCGCCTCGCTGCCCGAGACCTCGGACAAGCAGGGCAAGCTGCAGGAGAACGACCGTCTCTACGCCCTCTCCGCCCAGAAGGGCGAGCAGCAGTCGAAGACGACCTTCGAGCTCGTCTACCAGGGCCGCACCGAGGAACTCCTCGCCGGTCTGGGCGACAGCAACTCCGAGATCTCCAGCGCCGACCACTACGCACGTCGCGTGCTGGCCAGCCAGGACGCCTTCCTCCGCGAGAAGAACCGGTCCTGGCTGGACTGGTACGACGCGGACGGCACCAAGCTCCAGGCGATGAAGGTCATCGAGCTGACCCTGCTCGAGGAGATGGAGCAGAAGGCCCGTGAGCTGAAGAACGAGGCCCAGCAGGACGCCATCATCAACGGTGCGCTGATCCTCCTCGTCCTCGGTGTCTCCCTCGTCGGCGCCTTCGTCATGGCCCGCTCGATGATCCGCTCGCTGCGCCGCCTCCAGGACACCGCGACCCGGGTCGCCCAGGACCGCCTGCCCGAGCTCGTCAAGCAGCTCTCCGAGTCCGACCCGCAGGACGTGGACACGTCCGTGGAGTCGGTCGGTGTGCACACCCGGGACGAGATCGGCCAGGTGGCCGCGGCATTCGACGACGTGCACCGCGAGGCCGTCCGCCTCGCCGCCGAGCAGGCCCTCCTGCGAGGCAACGTCAACGCGATGTTCACCAACCTCTCGCGCCGCTCGCAGGGCCTCATCCAGCGTCAGCTCTCGCTCATCTCCGAACTGGAGTCGCGCGAGGCCGACCCGGACCAGCTCTCCTCCCTCTTCAAGCTCGACCACCTCGCGACCCGCATGCGCCGTAACGGCGAAAACCTCCTCGTCCTCGCGGGCGAGGAGCCGGGCCGCCGGTGGACCCGCCCCGTCCCGCTCGTCGACGTGCTCCGCGCCGCCGCGTCCGAGGTGGAACAGTACGAGCGCGTCGAGCTGGCCTCGGTGCCCGGCACCGACGTCGCCGGCCGCGTCGTCAACGACCTCGTGCACGTGCTCGCGGAGCTGCTGGAGAACGCCACCTCGTTCTCCTCCCCGCAGACCAAGGTCAAGGTCACCGGTCACGCGCTGCCCGACGGCCGCGTGCTCGTCGAGATCCACGACACCGGTATCGGTCTCTCCCCGGAGGACCTCGCCGCGATCAACGAGCGACTCGCGTCGCCGCCCACCGTGGACGTCTCCGTCTCCCGACGCATGGGTCTGTTCGTGGTCGGCCGCCTGTCCCTGCGACACGGCATCCGCATCCAGCTGCGCCCCTCCGACTCGGGTGGTACGACGGCCCTCGTCATGCTCCCGGTGGACGTCGCCCAGGGCGGCAAGAAGCCGGGCCCGACGCCGGGTCAGGGCGGCCCGGGCGGCGCCCAGGGCGGCCCCGGTGCCCAGGCCTCCGTGCCCGGTCCGGCCGGACGTCCCACCGTGGGCGCGGGCCCGCAGCGCGGCCAGGTCGGCGGGGGTGGCCAGCGCGCCGCCCTGCCGGGTCGCGACGGCGGCGCCGGTCAGCAGCGTCCGCAGGGCGGCCGGTCCCCGCAGCAGGGCGGTCCGGGTGCTCCCGGTCCCCGTCCGCAGCAGGGTCAGACCACCGCGGGACAGGGCCAGGGCGGCTTCGCCGCCGGCGGCCCGCTGCCGACGCGCGGTCCGGTCCCCAGTGTCGGCTTCGGCGGTGGCGCGCAGTCGCGTCCGGCCTCCCCCGGTGCCTTGGGCTTCCAGCAGGGCAACGGCTTCGAGCGGCCTCAGCCGCAGCAGCCCCAGCCCCAGCAGGCTCAGCAGCAGCCGACCGGTCCTGCGGCTCCGGCCCCGGGCGGTCAGCGGCCGCAGCTGCCGCCGCGCGGCGGCGCCGCAGCCCGTCCGGAGCTGGCCGGCCCGCAGACCACCAGCTGGGGCTCCGACCAGGCCCGCGGCCACGACGAGCTCTCGGGCCCCGGCTCGACGGCCGAGTTCGCGCGCCCCGACTTCAACGCGCCGATGCCCCAGGGCGACGGCGCGGGCAGCACCACCGGCCAGTTCGAACGTCCGGACGTACGGGGCCCCATCGACCCGTCCAGCACCGGCCAGTTCGAGCGCCCGGGCTACCAGCCCCAGCGGCCGGGCGGCCCCGGGGTCGGCGGGTTCGCCCGCCAGCCGCAGGCCCCGCAGCAGCCCCAGCCGCAGCACATGCAGCCGCAGGCTCCGCAGCCGGGCGGCGAGTACGCACCCGTACCGCCCGCGCGGCCCGAGGCTCCGCGGCTGCCGCAGGCCCACCGGCCCGAGGCGCTGCCGCCGGCCCAGAGCTCCGGCGACGCCCGCAGCCCGATCTTCGACACGCTGGAGTCGAACTGGTTCCGCGAGGAGGGGCAGCAGCCCCCCGCGCAGGCCCCGGCCGTACCCCAGCAGCCGCAGCAGTCCGCTCCGTCGGCCCCGCAGCAGCACCAGCTGCCGCAGCGCGGCCAGGAGCACGCGGCCGAGCCCGCCCAGACGGCGACCGGCAGCATGCCGACCGTCAGCTGGAAGTCCTCGCCGAACGACGAGCTGATGCGGCAGGCCGAGCGCGTGCGCCAGCCCGCCGCCGGCGGCATCACGACGTCGGGGCTGCCCCGCCGGGTCCCGCGGGCGAACCTCGTGGCCGGCACCGCGCAGCAGCAGGCCGACGCACAGGCGGGTCCGCAGGTCTCGCGGGCGCCGGACGACGTCCGCGGCCGTCTGACCAACCTCCGACGCGGTATCCAGCAGGGCCGTCAGGCTGGCAACAACAGCCAGACGACCGGCAGTTACCACATCGACCCCACTTACCAGCAGGAGCGATAG
- a CDS encoding roadblock/LC7 domain-containing protein: protein MSQAAQNLNWLITNFVDNTPGVSHTVVVSADGLLLAMSDGFPRDRADQLAAVASGLTSLTAGASRIFEGGAVNQTVVEMDRGFLFLMSVSDGSSLAVLAHPECDIGLVGYEMALLVDRAGSVLTPDLRAELQGSLLG from the coding sequence ATGAGCCAGGCGGCACAGAACCTGAACTGGTTGATCACCAACTTCGTGGACAACACCCCCGGGGTGTCCCACACGGTGGTGGTCTCCGCCGACGGCCTCCTTCTGGCGATGTCCGACGGATTCCCCCGCGACCGCGCCGATCAGCTGGCGGCCGTGGCCTCCGGACTGACCTCGCTGACCGCCGGTGCCTCCCGCATCTTCGAGGGTGGCGCCGTCAACCAGACCGTGGTCGAGATGGACCGGGGATTCCTCTTCCTCATGTCCGTGTCCGACGGATCCTCGCTGGCCGTACTGGCGCACCCGGAGTGCGACATCGGCCTCGTGGGCTATGAGATGGCTCTTCTGGTGGATCGCGCGGGCAGTGTCCTCACCCCGGACCTGCGCGCCGAACTGCAGGGAAGCCTGCTCGGCTGA